gttctgtagttggttgtgttgtgtagttgtctagttgtgtgttgtgtagttgtgtgttgtgtagttggttgtgttgtgttgtgtagttgtgtgtTGTGTAGTTGGTTGTATTGTGTAGTTGTGTGTTCTGGTACCTCCATAGTGTAGTTGGTGTGCTTGTTATCGAAGATGAGGGACTCCTGGCTGAGCTGATGGTCTCCCTCCAGCTTGTCAATGTTACACTTGTAGTTGATAATGTTTTGTTCATACTGCTTCAGGCTGTTCATCTGTTCCTCTAGAGATCCAGCAATGTCCACAGACACATGACCAATCtcctgtagagggagaggggaaggaggagaggagagtggggaaggaggagaggggagaggggaaggaggagaggagagaggggaaggaggagaggagagaggggaaggaggagaggagagaggggaaggaggagaggggagagaggaaggaggagaggagagatgggaaggaggagaggagagagaggaaggaggagaggagagaggggaaggaggagaggggagaggggagggggatgagggaaggaagagaagagaaaggggatgaggtagagggggagagggggaaagaaaggagagaaaggagagagaaacatgatgaGTGTTGAAGGTTTTGTGGTTGAGGTTTACAGTATGCAATAATACAACACAACTTTATTCACTTCTTTAGTGAAATTAGCCCAGTGTCCATTAATGGCACATTTTGGAGGAGGTGGTGAACCCCTGCGTGTTCAGGGTTCGGGTTCTAGCTGTACTTGTACCTCCATCTTAGTCTGGATCCAGGGTCCGATAATGTTGGCCTGGGCAGCGAACTGGCGCCTCAGCCTCTCGTTGGCCTGCTGTCTGGCTACCTCCTCCTGCAGCATCTGGTCCCTGAGAGGAACAAGGTGCTTCACCTATGGAGGAAGACAGGGACATTGGTCGTCAAAACACTGGTAGAAATGAAATCgcgttactctgttactctaGAGACTAACCCTTTGCCATGAAGCAACTTATATCTTCAATCTGGAGTGCACAGACCTAGCTAGGGAAAAATACATCCTTCTCTTTTGGCTTCTCAGTGTGTTTTAGTCACAGCCTTAGTGTAGGGGTTCACTCCCGACagattaatactactactactactactactactactactactactactactactactactactactattgctactactactactactattgctactactacaacaataacaatactactactacttctactactatactactactattagtaccaccaccactactactactactatactactacaataccactactactactactactgctactactactactaacaccactactgctactactactactactacaacaataacactactacaactactactactactactattattaataccactaccaccagcactactactactgctactattatactactacaataccactactgctactatactactacaatagtactactatactacagtagtGTTGTACTCACGGTCTCCCACTTGTTGGTGATATCCTGGGGTGAGAGGTTGGTGTAGGGGTTGACTCCTGACAGCTTGATGCCGTAGGTCTGAGCGATCTTTACGATCTCACTCTGGATGCCCATGGTGGCCATGCGCTCCTTATCAGCCTCTGGCAGGGTGGCCTTGAACTGGTCATGGGCTGTgatcagagactggagaggagagggggatgagaggaatagaagaggagaaaaggagtGAGAATGGAGGGATACAGTGGGAAGTAGTgttcgagagagagaggagagtccatcACACCGTTAATGTTACAGTAcgtattgtacacacacacacacacacgcacacgcagacacacacacacacacacacacacacacacacacacacacacacacacacacacacacacacacacacacacacacacacacacacacacacacacacacacacacacacacacacacgcacacgcagacacacacacacacacacacacacacacacacacacacacacacacacacacacacacacacacacacacacacacacacacacacacacacacacacacacacacacacacacacacacacacacacacacacacacatacatggatCTCCTCGGTGCTGTGGACGATGAACATGTCCTGCAGATCCTCCATGGCTCCATCCATCCAGTTGTTGAAGGGCGCCGCCCTCTTGGCGAACTCCAGGTAAAGCTGGTCGATGGTCTCCCACAGTTTCTCCACACGCTGGGAAACACACataatattactactacaactCCAGGTTTCTCCACACGCTGGGAAACACACATAATATTACAACTACTCCTCCTATAACTCCAGGTTTCTCCACACGCTGGGAAACacataatattactactactcctactataACTCCAGGTTTCTCCACACGCCGAGAAACacataatattactactactcctactataAGTCCAGGTTTCTCCACACGCTGAGAAACacataatattactactactcctactataACTCCAGGTTTCTCCACACGCTGAGACACacataatattactactactcctactataACTCCAGGTTTCTCCACACGCTGAGAAACacataatattactactactcctactataACTCCAGGTTTCTCCACACGCTGGGAAACacataatattactactactcctactataACTCCAGGTTTCTCCACACGCTGAGAAACacataatattactactactcctactataACTCCAGGTTTCTCAACACACTGGGAAACacataatattactactactcctactataACTCCAGGTTTCTCCACACGCTGAGAAACACATAATATTACAACTACTCCTCCTATAACTCCAGGTTTATCCACACGCTGGGAAACacataatattactactactcctacttTAAGTCCAGGTTTCTCCACACGCTGGGAAAGACCAGGACAAGATGTAACATCAGTACACAGTATGaagccatcactactactacaactgctactactactagtaactTGACTAAGTAGTCCCAGTAATACATGTAATAGCTTGACATGACCCCCACTAGTTGTTATCACTAGTTGTTATCACTAGTGGTTACCACTAGTTGTTACCACTAGTTGTTACCACTAGTTGTTACCACTTGTTACCACTAGTTGTTACCACTAGTTGTTATCACTAGTTGTTATCCCTAGTTGTTATCAATAGTTGTTATCAATAGTTGTAGTTGTTACCACTAGTTGTTATCACTAGTTGTTACCACTAGTTGTTATCACTAGTTGTTACCACTAGTTGTTATCAATAGTTGTTACCACTAGTTGTTATCACTAGTTGTTACCACTAGTTGTTACCACTAGTTGTTATCACTAGTTGTTACCACTAGTTGTTACCACTAGTTGTTATCACTAGTTGTTACCACTAGTTGTTATCACTAGTTGTTACCACTAGTTGTTACCACTAGTTGTTATCACTAGTTGTTACCACTAGTTGTTACCACTAGTTGTTATCACTAGTTGTTACCACTAGTTGTTACCACTAGTTGTTATCACTAGTTGTTACCACTAGTTGTTATCACTAGTTGTTATCACTAGTTGTTACCACTAGTTGTTATCAATAGTTGTTACCACTAGTTGTTATCACTAGTTGTTACCACTAGTTGTTACCACTAGTTGTTACCACTAGTTGTTACCACTAGTTGTTATCACTAGTTGTTACCACTAGTTGTTACCACTAGTTGTTATCACTAGTTGTTACCACTAGTTGTTACCACTAGTTGTTATCACTAGTTGTTACCACTAGTTGTTACCACTAGTTGTTATCACTAGTTGTTACCACTAGTTGTTACCACTAGTTGTTATCACTAGTTGTTACCACTAGTTGTTATCACTAGTTGTTATCACTAGTTGTTACCACTAATTGTTACCACTAGTTGTTATCACTAGTTGTTACCACTAGTTGTTATCACTAGTTGTTACCACTAGTTGTTACCACTAGTTGTTACCACTAGTTGTTACCACTAGTTGTTATCAATAGTTGTTACCACTAGTTGTTACCACTAGTTGTTATCACTAGTTGTTACCACTAGTTGTTATCACTAGTTGTTATCACTAGTTGTTACCACTAGTTGTTACCACTAGTTGTTATCACTAGTTGTTACCACTAGTTGTTATCAATAGTTGTTACCACTAGTTGTTACCACTAGTTGTTATCACTAGTTGTTACCACTAGTTGTTACCACTAGTTGTTATCAATAGTTGTTACCACTAGTTGTTACCACTAGTTGTTATCAATAGTTGTTACCACTAGTTGTTACCACTAGTTGTTATCACTAGTTGTTACCACTAGTTGTTACCACTAGTTGTTATCACTAGTTGTTACCACTAGTTGTTATCACTAGTTGTTACCACTAGTTGTTATCACTAGTTGTTACCACTAGTTGTTATCACTAGTTGTTATCACTAGTTGTTACCACTAGTTGTTATCACTAGTTGTTTATCACTAGTTGTTATCACTAGTTGTTACCACTAGTTGTTACCACTAGTTGTTATCACTAGTTGTTACCACTAGTTGTTATCAATAGTTGTTACCACTAGTTGTTATCACTAGTTGTTATCACTAGTTGTTATCACTAGTTGTTATCACTAGTTGTTACCACTAGTTGTTATCAATAGTTGTTTTCACTAGTTGTTACCACTAGTTGTTATCACTAGTTGTTATCACTAGTTGTTATCAATAGTTGTTATCACTAGTTGTTATCACTAGTTGTTATCAATAGTTGTTATCACTAGTTGTTATCACTAGTTGTTACCACTAGTTGTTATCAATAGTTGTTATCACTAGTTGTTACCACTAGTTGTTACCACTAGTTGTTATCACTAGTTGTTACCACTAGTTGTTACCACTAGTTGTTATCACTAGTTGTTACCACTAGTTGTTATCAGAAGGGCCACATGGTCAGAAAAACGCTTGGCTCATGGTGGCTCAATTGGTTGAGGGTTCAATTCCTGCTGGGATCACATTCTCCAACTAAAAGTGTATGTACCTTCTGTCCGGTAAGTTGCTtttgataagagtgtctgctaagtgGCATAATCAATATGACTATAGTGTGTAGTGCAGAGAACCTCCTGTAGCCTCTTCTGGGTGATGGTACCCAGGTtgtcccactgtgtgtgtgtgtggggtgtgtgagtgaatgtgtgtgtgtgtgtgtgtgtgtgtgtgtgtgtgtgtgtgtgtgtgtgtgtgtgtgtgtgtgtgtgtgtgtgtgtgtgtgtgtgtgtgtgtgtgtgtgtgtgtgtgtgtgtgtgtgtgtgtgtgtgtgtgtgtgtgtgtgtgtgtacctccagAGAGTCTCTTCTCTTCTGGGTGAGGGTACCCAGGTTGTCCCACTGGTCACAGATGCCCTGGCAGCGGGTGTTCACTGAGGACGCATCATGGTAGTCCAGCTCACTAGGAGTGGAACACACTgatcactatcactatcacatCATGGTAGTCCAGCTCACTGGGAAAGGAACACACTGATCACTATCACATCATGGTAGTCTAGCTCACTGGGAGAGGAACATTCTGATCACTATCACATCATGGTAGTCCAGCTCACTGGGAAAGGAACACACTGATCACTATCACATCATGGTAGTCTAGCTCACTGGGAGAGGAACATTCTgatcactatcactatcacatCATGGTAGTCTAGCTCACTGGGAAAGGAACACACTGATCACTATCACATCATGGTAGTCTAGCCTACTGGGAAAGGATCACACTGATCACTATCACATCATGGTAGTCTAGCTCACTGGGAGAGGAACATTCTGATCACTATCACATCATGGTACTCCAGCTCACTGGGAAAGGAACACTCTGATCACTATCACATCATGGTAGTCCAGCTCACTGGGAGAGGAACATTCTgatcactatcactatcacatCATGGTAGTCCAGCTCACTGGGAAAGGAACACACTGATCACTATCACATCATGGTAGTCTAGCTCACTGGGAAAGGAACACACTgatcactatcactatcacatCATGGTAGTCCAGCTCACTGGGAAAGGAACACACTGATCACTATCACATCATGGTAGTCCAGCTCACTGGGAAAGGAACACACTGATCACTATCACATCATGGTAGTCCAGCTCACTGGGAAAGGAACACTCTGATCACTATCACATCATGGTAGTCCAGCTCACTGGGAGAGGAACATTCTGATCACTATCACATCATGGTAGTCCAGCTCACTGGGAGAGGAACATTCTGATCACTATCACATCATGGTAGTCCAGCTCACTGGGAGAGGAACATTCTgatcactatcactatcactatcacatCATGGTAGTCCAGCTCACTGGGAGAGGAACATTCTGATCACTATCACGTCTTCTATTACACACTTCTATCCCTTTTTCTTTAACTTTACTACGTTTATCACTTCTTCCTCCTCCGTTCTTCCACACCTCCCTCACATCAtcgctccctcctcccctccttactTGAGCTCCTGTGCGATAGCAGCGATCTGCTCCACTCTGTCCTGGTGGGCGGCCAGGTCAGACTCAAAGGCCTCATGTTTCCTCATCAAAGCCCTGATCTCCATCAGAGAGGCCGACTCATAGTCCTTCATGGACAGCAGCTCCTCCTTACCtggacacacacatggacacggacgtacacacacacacagtttatactCCATCACAGAGGCAGACACAGttgttctccccttctctctttctctctatttccccatctagctctctccctctctctagctctctccctctctctagctctctccctctccccatcccctctccctctctctctctctctctctgttattaccCGAGGTCCAGGACTGGTGCAGGGAACACTTCTGTTTGAACTTCTCAGCCAGGtggtccagtctctccagacgTCTGATCTCAGTAAGTAGCCACTCCTCATATCCCTTCTCCACCTGCTCCAGACCCTTCCAGGCATTGGCTATgtcctgggggaggagaggagaggggaagagaatagaagagaatagaagaggagaggagaggagaggagaggagaggagaggagaggagaggaggagaggagaggagaggagaggagaggagaggagaggagaggagaggagaggagaggagaggagaggagaggagagaggagaggagaggagaggagaggagaggagaggagaggagaggagaggagaggtagaacatGGGTGGTTAGTTGGCTGATAAGGCGTCATAACTAATGTCCACTTTGTATTGATATTGTATTTATGTTCAAGTTGAAGTTTTTACCGGTATCCACATGTGAGTCAAATacatacaaataaatacatacagtacataataaaacatttaagttCAAATCAATGCAATTCATGACAATATGTACATTTACGGGACTTGTTTTGTTGATGGATTTGCATAGGTAGGGGATGGTCAAATCTTTATCTCTCTTATTCCTGGCCTGTGGAATGAAGAGCGGCTCTACCATACGTGGTTGACTCTACCTGGTGTTGTGAGGTTGGTGGAACAGTCACATATCTGGGAGGTTATTCTCAAAACCACCACTGTAGATTAGCTGTGGTGTCCTGAATAACCTGGGCTGAATGTGACGGTGCCAGGGCTACCGTGCCACGTGGACGTGATGTGTGCCGTCACCTACCGAGACCATCTTTCCCTCGGAGGGCATGAAGGCGGGCCGGTTGCTCAGCCTCAGCTTGGTCTGCAGGGTGTTGAAGTTGATCTCCAGCTGACACTTCTCCTGGACGCGGGGCGGCTTGTGGACGCGGCGGTAGTCCCTGAAGTCCTCCAGCTTCTGCTGCATGGCTCTCATGTGATGCTCCGCCGTGCGGTTCTCCAGCCACGGGATGGTTTTGCGGATCCACTCCAGCAGCTagggagaggtcagaggtcaagtgGTTAAAGGTCAAAGGTGTGGTTAAAGAAGAATTGGTTCGTTGGTTGGTTGAGTTTTTACTTCAGATCACCTAGTTCACACAGGTTGTACAGCTCATATATAACACTTTTAACACAACAGATATTTTGGATGTGTTTTTCTGCAGTGTGAACTAGGCCTTTGAGAGGTTACATCTCATACTGTTTATCATAAGAAGGTGCATAGCATTGCTTCTCTGGATGGGCTTTGGAAAGTAACATTAACTCTCACCTCACTGGCCAGCTTCTCATACTCCTCCATGAGTTTCTCATTCTCCTGGTTCACAGCCAGCACTTTACAGATCCTGTTAGCTGCTGTCTCagcctgagacagagagagacagagacagagacagagacagagagaacaagagagcaagagagcaagagagagagagtaatgggggTGGGAGACTGTGACAAGTTTAGACAGTCAGTAGTGGATCTTAGATGTTGCTGAATAAAATGGAGATGCTGTTACTTGTTTCTCCTATGGGACCAGCAGAGACAGTGGAAGATGTGAGTTACCTGCTCAGCACCAGCGAAGGCGTGGTAGAAGCAGGACACGTAGGTCATGATGGCCTTCTCATCAGGCTTGGGGGTGTTCACAATGTCTGAGGGGTGACAGACAGGAAGAGCTCAGAGACATGAAATTAACTAAGACCCTGCAACTCCAGCGAAATCACTGGGGAGCAGAGAAGGCTGGTgaagggaggacagctcataataatggctagaaTGGACTTAATGGAatggtttcaaatcaaatcacattttatttgtcacatgcgccgaatacaacaggtgttccTTCCCGTGAAAtttttacttacaagcccttaaccaacaatgccgttcaagaaatagagttaagaaaatatttacaaaataaactaaagtaaaaaatgtaacacaatgaaataacaataccgaggctatatacagggggtaccggtaccgagtcaatgtgcgggggtacaggttagtcgaggtaatttgtacatgtaggtaggggtaaagtgactatgcatagataataaacagagagtagcagcatttccaggtgtttgatgtgtttgagacCATTCCATTAATTCTGTTCCAGTCATTACtgtgagcccgtcctccccagttaaagtgccaccagccaccactgctGCAGAGAGTCGGCAGAGACGAATGCTAGGGTTGAACATTTCC
The window above is part of the Oncorhynchus gorbuscha isolate QuinsamMale2020 ecotype Even-year linkage group LG21, OgorEven_v1.0, whole genome shotgun sequence genome. Proteins encoded here:
- the LOC124008449 gene encoding alpha-actinin-3-like gives rise to the protein MMAVETQAQYTTSYMMNEEHQYMTPEDEWDRDLLLDPAWEKQQRKTFTAWCNSHLRKAGTQIENIEDDFRNGLKLMLLLEVISGERLPKPDKGKMRFHKIANVNKALDFICSKGVKLVSIGAEEIVDGNTKMTLGMIWTIILRFAIQDISVEETSAKEGLLLWCQRKTAPYRNVNVQNFHISWKDGLALCALIHRHRPDLIDYSKLKKDDPIGNLNTAFEVAEKYLDIPKMLDAEDIVNTPKPDEKAIMTYVSCFYHAFAGAEQAETAANRICKVLAVNQENEKLMEEYEKLASELLEWIRKTIPWLENRTAEHHMRAMQQKLEDFRDYRRVHKPPRVQEKCQLEINFNTLQTKLRLSNRPAFMPSEGKMVSDIANAWKGLEQVEKGYEEWLLTEIRRLERLDHLAEKFKQKCSLHQSWTSGKEELLSMKDYESASLMEIRALMRKHEAFESDLAAHQDRVEQIAAIAQELNELDYHDASSVNTRCQGICDQWDNLGTLTQKRRDSLERVEKLWETIDQLYLEFAKRAAPFNNWMDGAMEDLQDMFIVHSTEEIHSLITAHDQFKATLPEADKERMATMGIQSEIVKIAQTYGIKLSGVNPYTNLSPQDITNKWETVKHLVPLRDQMLQEEVARQQANERLRRQFAAQANIIGPWIQTKMEEIGHVSVDIAGSLEEQMNSLKQYEQNIINYKCNIDKLEGDHQLSQESLIFDNKHTNYTMEHIRVGWEQLLTTIARTINEVENQILTRDAKGISQEQLNEFRASFNHFDRKRNGMMDPDDFRACLISMGYDLGEVEFARIMTLVDSNNTGVVTFQAFIDFMTRETAETDTADQVMASFKILASDKSYITVDELRRELPPEQAEYCISRMTRYIGADGPAGALDYISFSSALYGESDL